Proteins co-encoded in one Granulicella cerasi genomic window:
- the rimM gene encoding ribosome maturation factor RimM (Essential for efficient processing of 16S rRNA), translated as MTETTTTEWIAIAAILRPQGRRGEVLAELLTDLDEMFEDGREVRLAKTETAAANGAVRTLESHFFPTGRNVGRVVVKLSGCESINDAELLAGQQLFVPTEELPELEEGTWLVRDLVGCQLFDQGKAVGEIVDVQFAVGSDGRSRLDDAPALLEIQPPAKEGEEPEADTQLVPLVNAWIEAVDLDAKSVRMSLPEGLLEL; from the coding sequence GTGACCGAGACTACGACCACCGAGTGGATTGCCATCGCCGCCATCCTGCGCCCGCAGGGGCGCCGCGGCGAGGTGCTCGCAGAGCTGCTCACCGACCTCGACGAAATGTTCGAGGATGGCCGCGAGGTACGCCTCGCGAAGACCGAAACCGCAGCGGCCAACGGCGCCGTGCGCACGCTGGAGTCGCACTTCTTCCCTACCGGCCGCAACGTCGGTCGCGTCGTGGTGAAGCTTTCCGGCTGCGAGTCCATCAACGACGCCGAGCTCCTCGCAGGCCAACAACTTTTCGTTCCCACAGAAGAACTGCCTGAGCTCGAAGAAGGCACCTGGCTCGTACGGGATCTCGTAGGCTGCCAGCTCTTCGATCAAGGCAAAGCCGTCGGCGAAATCGTCGATGTGCAGTTCGCCGTCGGCTCCGATGGCCGATCGCGCCTGGACGACGCTCCCGCGCTGCTCGAAATTCAGCCCCCCGCGAAGGAAGGCGAAGAGCCAGAAGCCGACACGCAACTGGTGCCGCTGGTGAATGCGTGGATTGAAGCCGTCGACCTCGACGCCAAGTCCGTCCGCATGAGCTTGCCCGAGGGCCTGCTCGAGCTATAA
- a CDS encoding esterase family protein yields MNREYHRWWSGDLGRDMEMLVFGHDGLPAIVFPTSCGRFFEFEDQGMVKAVADKIAQGRLQLFCVDSVDCESWYNDGVGADWRAARHVSYEHYILRDVLPLVRQKNRSPHLAAVGCSFGGYHALNIALKHPDLFTGALSMSGAFDLRGLGFLDEHYDDNCYFNLPLDYVPNITDHGYLEQLRRNTYVLATGIHDQCWNDNERMAAELRAKGIPVRLDVWGDNARHDWPWWQRMAHVYL; encoded by the coding sequence ATGAACCGCGAATATCATCGCTGGTGGTCGGGCGACCTGGGCCGCGATATGGAGATGCTGGTCTTCGGCCATGATGGCCTGCCGGCGATCGTATTTCCGACGTCGTGCGGGCGCTTCTTCGAGTTTGAAGATCAGGGCATGGTGAAAGCCGTGGCCGACAAAATTGCGCAAGGCCGCCTGCAGCTTTTCTGCGTGGACTCGGTGGACTGCGAGAGCTGGTACAACGACGGCGTAGGTGCGGACTGGCGCGCGGCGCGGCATGTGAGCTACGAGCACTACATTCTGCGCGACGTGTTGCCGCTGGTGCGACAAAAGAATCGCAGCCCTCACCTTGCGGCGGTGGGCTGTTCGTTTGGCGGGTATCACGCGCTGAATATTGCGTTGAAGCATCCGGATCTGTTCACCGGGGCGCTCTCGATGAGCGGAGCGTTCGATCTGCGGGGGCTCGGTTTTCTGGACGAGCACTATGACGACAACTGCTACTTCAACCTGCCGCTGGATTACGTGCCGAATATCACCGACCACGGCTATCTCGAGCAGCTGCGCCGCAACACGTACGTATTGGCGACGGGCATTCACGATCAGTGTTGGAACGACAACGAGCGCATGGCTGCAGAGCTGCGCGCCAAGGGCATCCCTGTGCGGCTGGACGTGTGGGGCGACAACGCGCGGCATGACTGGCCCTGGTGGCAGCGCATGGCGCATGTGTATCTCTGA
- a CDS encoding ATP-grasp domain-containing protein yields the protein MAVRAVKKIGVLFGMENTFPGALVERINSYGIDGITAEFVKMGAVEMAKPCPYAVIVDRISHDMPFYRAYLKNAVLTGTQVINNPFWWSADDKFFNYSLATKLGVAVPRTLLLPHKNFPPEINEQSVRNLEYPLNWDAIFDHIKFPAFLKPHDGGGWRDVFHVRTPEEFFAAYDQTRDLTMTLQAAVGFKEYFRCYVVGQEDVLIMPYDPRQPHEHRYVLDPPEYDPALLQRVEADALKLCRALGYDLNTVEFAVEDGVPYAIDFMNPAPDADRYSVGETNFEWIVDKVAKLAVKKAKATTKQSSAFHWSKFLSGDTAVKPAVKKAATKAVAAKTVTAKTVATKKVK from the coding sequence ATGGCGGTAAGAGCGGTGAAGAAGATTGGCGTGTTGTTCGGCATGGAGAACACCTTTCCCGGAGCGCTGGTGGAGCGCATCAACTCGTACGGCATCGACGGCATTACGGCGGAGTTCGTGAAGATGGGCGCGGTGGAGATGGCCAAGCCGTGTCCGTATGCGGTGATCGTCGATCGCATCTCGCATGACATGCCGTTCTATCGCGCGTACCTGAAGAACGCTGTGCTGACGGGAACGCAGGTGATTAACAATCCGTTCTGGTGGAGTGCGGATGACAAGTTCTTCAACTACTCGCTGGCGACGAAGCTGGGAGTCGCTGTGCCGCGCACGTTGCTGTTGCCGCACAAGAACTTTCCGCCGGAGATCAACGAGCAGAGCGTACGCAATCTTGAGTACCCGCTGAACTGGGATGCGATCTTCGACCACATCAAGTTCCCGGCGTTCCTGAAGCCGCATGATGGTGGTGGTTGGCGCGATGTCTTTCATGTGCGCACGCCGGAAGAGTTCTTCGCTGCGTACGACCAGACGCGCGACCTGACGATGACGCTGCAGGCCGCCGTGGGCTTCAAGGAGTACTTCCGCTGCTACGTGGTCGGGCAGGAGGACGTGCTGATCATGCCGTACGATCCGCGTCAGCCGCATGAGCATCGCTACGTACTCGATCCGCCGGAGTACGACCCTGCGTTGTTGCAGCGCGTGGAGGCGGATGCGTTGAAGCTCTGTCGCGCGTTGGGCTACGACTTGAACACGGTAGAGTTTGCGGTGGAGGATGGTGTGCCATATGCGATCGACTTCATGAATCCGGCGCCGGATGCGGATCGCTACTCGGTGGGTGAGACGAACTTCGAGTGGATCGTGGACAAGGTGGCAAAGCTTGCGGTGAAGAAGGCCAAGGCGACGACGAAGCAGTCGAGCGCGTTCCACTGGTCGAAGTTCCTGAGCGGCGATACTGCTGTGAAGCCTGCGGTGAAGAAAGCGGCAACAAAGGCCGTCGCTGCAAAGACCGTTACTGCAAAGACCGTCGCGACGAAGAAAGTGAAGTGA
- a CDS encoding KH domain-containing protein, with product MICIEPISPEVYRVSVGEQTPSADSVSEIKNLMTEVARALVDDSAVVRIDVFEENDTTVLRLFVAPADVGKVIGKQGRTARSLRTILSAASMKVQHRFALDIVEADAMGATEA from the coding sequence ATGATTTGCATTGAGCCTATTTCTCCTGAGGTGTACCGAGTGAGTGTTGGTGAACAGACTCCGAGCGCTGACAGCGTCTCCGAGATCAAAAATTTAATGACCGAGGTAGCTCGTGCCTTGGTTGATGATTCCGCAGTTGTCCGCATCGACGTTTTCGAGGAGAACGACACAACCGTGCTCCGTCTCTTCGTCGCGCCTGCAGATGTCGGCAAGGTGATTGGTAAGCAGGGACGCACGGCTCGTTCCCTTCGCACCATCCTCTCCGCCGCCAGCATGAAGGTGCAGCATCGGTTTGCGCTCGACATTGTGGAAGCGGACGCCATGGGCGCCACCGAAGCCTAG
- a CDS encoding carboxylate-amine ligase, which produces MKPTFSLGIEEEYQTIDPETRDLRSHIQTEMLAEGKMRLEERVKAEMHQSVIEVGTRVCRNISEAREDIYDLRRNMIRLAEENGLLLVAGATHPFADWRSQEIYPDPRYDKVVEDLQLVARSNLIFGLHVHVGIEDRDSAIRIMNSLRYFLPHILALSTNSPFWLGMETGYKSYRAKVFENFPRTNLPDWFADYSEFESYVNLLIKTNCIDNAKKIWWDVRPHPFFNTVEVRVCDIPLRAEETIAIAALIQATAAKLWKLQASNLDFRRYSRALIMENKFRAVRYGLDGKLIDFGKQTEVPERELIEEYLAFLDDTPDELGCRKEVEHVRHIMQTGSGADRQLRVWRETGDLRAVVDYMAAETRAGL; this is translated from the coding sequence GTGAAGCCAACGTTTTCGCTGGGCATTGAAGAGGAGTATCAGACGATTGATCCTGAGACGCGCGACCTGCGCTCGCATATCCAGACGGAGATGCTGGCGGAAGGGAAGATGCGTCTTGAAGAGCGTGTGAAGGCCGAGATGCACCAGTCGGTGATCGAGGTCGGCACGCGTGTCTGCCGCAATATCAGCGAGGCCCGTGAGGACATCTACGACCTGCGGCGCAATATGATCCGGCTGGCGGAAGAGAATGGTCTGCTGCTTGTCGCAGGGGCCACGCATCCGTTCGCGGACTGGCGTTCGCAGGAGATTTATCCTGACCCGCGCTATGACAAGGTCGTCGAAGATCTGCAGCTCGTAGCGCGGTCGAACCTCATCTTCGGCCTGCATGTGCATGTGGGCATCGAGGACCGAGACTCTGCGATTCGCATCATGAATTCGCTGCGATATTTTCTGCCGCACATTCTTGCGCTCAGTACGAACTCGCCCTTCTGGCTCGGTATGGAGACGGGTTACAAGAGCTATCGCGCGAAGGTATTCGAAAACTTTCCCCGCACGAATTTGCCGGACTGGTTCGCGGATTACTCGGAGTTCGAGAGCTACGTGAACCTTTTGATCAAGACCAACTGCATCGACAACGCGAAGAAGATCTGGTGGGACGTACGACCGCATCCGTTCTTCAACACGGTGGAGGTGCGCGTGTGCGATATACCGCTGCGCGCGGAGGAGACGATCGCCATTGCGGCGTTGATTCAAGCCACGGCAGCGAAGCTATGGAAGCTGCAGGCATCGAACCTCGACTTCCGTCGCTACTCGCGCGCGCTGATCATGGAGAACAAATTTCGCGCGGTGCGTTATGGGCTCGATGGCAAGTTGATCGACTTTGGCAAGCAGACGGAGGTGCCCGAGCGTGAGTTGATCGAGGAGTATCTCGCGTTCCTCGACGACACGCCGGATGAGTTAGGTTGCCGCAAGGAAGTCGAGCATGTGCGCCACATCATGCAGACGGGTTCGGGAGCGGACCGTCAGCTTCGCGTGTGGCGTGAGACCGGCGATCTGCGTGCGGTAGTGGATTACATGGCCGCCGAAACGCGTGCGGGGCTGTGA
- the rpsP gene encoding 30S ribosomal protein S16 codes for MLMIRLARVGARKQPHYRIVVIEKDRARNGRSIEVVGTYNPRTEPATVLLKTDRIAYWTSKGAQMSEIVAKLAAKYVPPTTEETVA; via the coding sequence ATGTTGATGATTCGCCTGGCGCGCGTTGGCGCCCGCAAGCAGCCCCACTACCGCATCGTTGTAATCGAGAAGGACCGCGCACGCAACGGCCGTTCGATCGAAGTGGTTGGCACCTACAATCCCCGCACCGAGCCCGCAACCGTTCTGCTCAAGACCGACCGCATCGCCTACTGGACTTCGAAGGGCGCACAGATGTCGGAGATCGTTGCGAAGCTCGCTGCAAAGTATGTTCCGCCGACCACTGAAGAAACCGTAGCCTAA
- a CDS encoding LuxR C-terminal-related transcriptional regulator: protein MSEEHNGNQAEAADAGIRVILADSQAIYRVGIRKIFALEDDIRVVAQAETLENLYAALQRYPTDVVLLEGQLIAGTVDAIPQLVKRAPDSKLIVQVTESDENNTVELYRRGVRGVVPRSISPDLLIKCVRKISAGETWIDNQSISWVIEAYRAQAQALTNPKTQPKLSEKELAIIACITRGMRNKEIAYQIGTTEQVIKNYLRKVYDKLGVSDRLELALYCLHHQILKTDAQTAEAPYAETGVPLKAKL from the coding sequence ATGAGTGAAGAACATAACGGAAACCAGGCCGAAGCAGCAGATGCGGGCATCCGTGTAATTCTCGCGGATTCGCAAGCCATCTACCGCGTGGGCATCCGCAAGATCTTCGCCCTGGAAGATGACATCCGCGTCGTTGCACAAGCTGAAACGCTGGAAAATCTCTACGCTGCGTTGCAGCGTTACCCCACGGACGTGGTGCTGCTCGAAGGGCAGTTGATTGCCGGTACCGTAGACGCGATCCCGCAGCTGGTGAAGCGCGCGCCGGACTCGAAGCTGATCGTCCAGGTAACGGAGTCGGATGAAAACAACACGGTCGAACTCTATCGCCGCGGTGTGCGTGGCGTGGTGCCGCGTTCCATCTCGCCGGACCTGCTGATCAAGTGCGTGCGCAAGATCTCTGCGGGCGAAACGTGGATCGACAACCAGTCGATCTCCTGGGTGATCGAAGCGTACCGCGCGCAGGCGCAGGCGCTGACCAACCCGAAGACGCAGCCGAAGTTGAGCGAGAAGGAACTCGCCATCATCGCGTGCATCACGCGCGGCATGCGCAACAAGGAAATCGCCTACCAGATTGGCACCACCGAACAGGTGATCAAGAACTACCTGCGCAAGGTGTATGACAAGCTGGGCGTGAGTGATCGTCTGGAGCTTGCGCTGTACTGCCTGCATCACCAGATTTTGAAGACCGACGCGCAGACCGCCGAGGCCCCGTATGCCGAGACCGGCGTGCCGCTGAAGGCAAAACTGTAG
- a CDS encoding nitrite/sulfite reductase — MADTNEASTSAAAAPVVKETKAQKVERLKREKNPWDSWSDVEGYAKAGRASVAAEWSGTYFKWWGVYTQGDGVGVTGGKGGEGLVSDYFMMRIGIVNGKLTSAQLREIADITQKHARGIADVTTRQCIQLHWLTIESLPEIVERLTAIGLSPKGACGDVVRNVTGCPMAGLDGHELLDASPLADKISKELTGNPEFVNLPRKFKVTVTGCPIWCSYPEINDVALTALKRVKDGKEEIGYSLRIGGGLSTEPHISVRMNAFIPQDKAYEAVKAVCEIYREQDVLRENRGRARIKYLFMKHGWTAESMLAAIEERMGYKFDACDEGAEAGDLYRDHVGVNPQREAGLNSVGVTVINGRMNPEQMLAFADLAEKYGNGELRTTIGQNVILVNIPSANVQTVVEGVSKIGFQVEPKSFYRGAVACTGTEFCKLAITETKAFNKWLVSELEERLPEFDQQFRLHVTGCTNSCGQGWIADIGLEGKKIKKDGVMVDAFYFMVGGSVGGEYAGIARQIGYRAAATDCPEAIERLLRGYLKGRGEGESLRSYFRRTSDDELRAQLNGAEMEAIERDMTKVGTGHAPDA; from the coding sequence TTGGCTGATACGAACGAAGCTTCAACCTCCGCGGCAGCAGCGCCGGTTGTGAAGGAAACGAAGGCACAGAAGGTCGAGCGCCTGAAGCGCGAGAAGAACCCCTGGGATAGCTGGAGCGACGTCGAAGGCTACGCGAAGGCAGGCCGCGCTAGCGTTGCTGCCGAGTGGAGCGGAACGTACTTCAAGTGGTGGGGCGTGTACACGCAGGGCGATGGCGTTGGTGTGACCGGCGGCAAGGGCGGTGAGGGCCTCGTCAGCGACTACTTCATGATGCGTATCGGTATCGTGAACGGCAAGCTGACCAGCGCGCAGTTGCGCGAGATCGCAGATATCACGCAGAAGCATGCGCGCGGCATCGCCGACGTGACGACGCGCCAGTGCATTCAGTTGCATTGGCTGACGATCGAGTCGCTGCCGGAGATCGTCGAGCGCCTCACGGCGATCGGTCTCTCGCCGAAGGGCGCTTGCGGCGACGTAGTGCGTAACGTGACGGGCTGCCCGATGGCTGGTCTCGATGGCCACGAGCTGCTCGATGCCTCGCCACTGGCGGACAAGATAAGCAAGGAGCTCACCGGCAATCCTGAGTTTGTGAACCTGCCGCGTAAGTTCAAGGTAACAGTGACGGGCTGCCCAATCTGGTGCTCGTACCCGGAGATCAACGACGTGGCGCTGACCGCGCTGAAGCGCGTGAAGGACGGCAAGGAAGAGATCGGCTACTCGCTGCGCATCGGCGGCGGCCTCTCGACCGAGCCGCACATCTCGGTGCGCATGAACGCGTTCATCCCGCAGGACAAGGCTTATGAAGCGGTGAAGGCTGTTTGCGAGATCTATCGCGAGCAGGACGTGCTGCGTGAGAACCGTGGACGTGCGCGCATCAAGTACCTCTTCATGAAGCATGGCTGGACCGCAGAGTCGATGCTTGCAGCGATTGAAGAGCGCATGGGCTATAAGTTCGACGCGTGCGACGAAGGCGCAGAGGCTGGTGATCTGTATCGCGATCACGTCGGCGTGAATCCGCAGCGTGAAGCGGGCTTGAACTCGGTGGGTGTGACGGTGATCAACGGCCGCATGAATCCTGAGCAAATGCTCGCATTCGCGGACCTTGCTGAGAAGTACGGCAACGGCGAGTTGCGTACAACGATCGGCCAGAACGTGATCCTCGTGAATATTCCGAGTGCGAACGTGCAGACAGTGGTCGAAGGCGTGAGCAAGATCGGTTTCCAGGTAGAGCCGAAATCGTTCTACCGCGGCGCGGTGGCGTGCACGGGCACGGAGTTCTGCAAGCTGGCGATCACGGAGACAAAGGCGTTCAACAAGTGGCTTGTGAGCGAGCTTGAGGAGCGTCTGCCGGAGTTTGATCAGCAGTTCCGCCTGCATGTGACGGGCTGCACGAACTCGTGCGGACAGGGATGGATCGCGGACATCGGCCTTGAGGGCAAGAAGATCAAGAAGGATGGCGTGATGGTCGATGCGTTCTACTTCATGGTCGGCGGCTCTGTGGGCGGCGAGTATGCGGGCATCGCGCGCCAGATCGGCTATCGCGCTGCGGCGACCGATTGCCCGGAGGCGATTGAGCGTTTGCTGCGTGGCTATCTGAAGGGCCGCGGCGAAGGTGAGTCGTTGCGTTCGTACTTCCGTCGCACGAGCGATGACGAACTGCGCGCGCAGTTGAACGGCGCGGAGATGGAAGCGATCGAACGCGATATGACGAAGGTCGGCACCGGCCACGCGCCGGACGCGTAG
- a CDS encoding DUF6572 domain-containing protein, which translates to MSDTSEVTEGTRETVDLVAFDPQGNVILGMVHTEPWGEDAGLDALQERVNVYLAYWDSGQLAADFPESAWKPVMIRLYVTTQPDEEAEEFIGKLEEGLKGHGVGFEFHLLEA; encoded by the coding sequence ATGAGCGATACGAGTGAAGTCACAGAAGGCACGCGCGAGACAGTGGATCTCGTCGCGTTTGATCCGCAGGGCAATGTGATTCTCGGCATGGTGCATACCGAGCCGTGGGGCGAGGATGCGGGGCTCGATGCGCTGCAGGAGCGCGTGAATGTGTACCTCGCGTATTGGGATTCGGGCCAGCTTGCGGCAGATTTTCCGGAGTCGGCGTGGAAGCCGGTCATGATTCGTTTGTATGTAACGACGCAGCCGGATGAAGAGGCTGAAGAATTTATCGGAAAACTGGAAGAAGGTTTGAAAGGGCACGGCGTAGGATTCGAATTTCATCTCCTCGAGGCATGA
- a CDS encoding aminopeptidase has protein sequence MATDLRSEKFRAEFREGAHNAVHTCLRIQSSEKVTLITDEATREIAASLAAELEARGCAWSGFVLEELAQRPLQAMPQAVLDDMETSAVSIFAVQVQSNELRSRMQMTDVVNRRKMRHAHMVNITPDVMMQGMRADFLAVDRLSQKVLEKVRASSHVRATTVAGTNLHVALEPSYKWFKTSGIISTEKWGNLPGGECFTAPGEVNGVFVVDGVVGDFLCARYGILRDEPLRIVIEKNRIVTVQCSNKRLEQEFWAYTHTDENSDRVGEFAIGTNIGVTQVIGNILQDEKFPGIHIAFGDPYGAHTGAPWKSSTHIDVVGLGFNIWLGNESGEEQIMRDGKFLIEA, from the coding sequence TTGGCCACTGATCTGAGAAGCGAGAAGTTTCGGGCGGAGTTCCGCGAGGGCGCGCACAATGCGGTGCACACGTGTTTACGCATTCAGTCGAGCGAGAAGGTTACGCTGATCACCGATGAAGCGACCAGGGAGATCGCTGCGTCGCTCGCGGCGGAGCTCGAAGCCCGTGGCTGTGCGTGGTCCGGCTTCGTGTTGGAAGAGCTGGCGCAGCGGCCTCTGCAGGCGATGCCGCAAGCGGTGCTCGACGATATGGAGACGAGCGCGGTGAGCATCTTCGCTGTGCAGGTGCAGTCCAACGAGTTGCGCTCGCGCATGCAGATGACCGACGTGGTGAACCGCCGCAAGATGCGCCACGCGCACATGGTGAACATCACGCCGGACGTCATGATGCAGGGAATGCGCGCGGACTTTCTGGCGGTGGATCGATTGAGCCAAAAGGTGTTGGAGAAGGTGCGCGCTTCTTCCCACGTGCGCGCAACCACTGTCGCTGGGACGAACCTGCATGTGGCGTTGGAGCCGAGCTACAAGTGGTTCAAGACGTCGGGCATCATCTCCACGGAGAAGTGGGGAAACCTGCCGGGCGGTGAGTGTTTCACGGCGCCGGGAGAGGTGAACGGCGTCTTCGTGGTCGACGGTGTCGTGGGCGATTTTCTCTGCGCACGCTATGGCATCCTGCGCGACGAGCCGCTGCGTATCGTGATCGAGAAGAACCGCATCGTTACGGTGCAGTGCTCGAACAAGCGGCTGGAGCAGGAGTTCTGGGCGTACACGCATACGGATGAAAACTCGGACCGCGTGGGCGAGTTCGCGATCGGCACGAACATCGGCGTGACGCAGGTGATCGGCAACATCCTGCAAGACGAGAAATTTCCCGGCATCCACATTGCGTTCGGCGACCCGTATGGAGCGCACACCGGTGCACCGTGGAAGTCGTCGACACACATCGATGTGGTGGGGCTGGGCTTCAACATATGGCTCGGCAATGAAAGCGGCGAAGAGCAGATCATGCGTGATGGCAAGTTCCTGATCGAAGCGTGA
- a CDS encoding alpha/beta hydrolase — protein MEIVPTPTSVRLPFDGAPLDATPSLDHPTYPEERELDANPRYRILRDFESRYLPDARDIRIYLPEAYLSEPTRRFPVFYLHDGQNLFDGRLSYVAGKTWQANSTADRLTREGRIEPVILVGLDNTGTHRMADYTPTRDKEYGGGEGPLYGRLLVDELKPLIDSALRTLPDAANTGLGGSSLGGLISLFLGLQHPTVFGKLAVLSPSVWWDNRALLNSVGAPKRTILSRFQSLPAPPPAAPRARIWLDMGMAEGLRHLRDCDLLAKRLVTRGWKPGQDLEYLRVPGGLHNEEAWAARFDQVLEFLFPGAL, from the coding sequence TTGGAGATCGTACCCACACCCACCTCCGTTCGTCTGCCCTTTGACGGCGCGCCGCTCGATGCGACGCCCTCGCTGGACCACCCCACCTACCCCGAAGAACGCGAGCTCGACGCCAACCCCCGCTATCGCATCCTGCGCGACTTCGAGTCCCGCTACCTGCCCGATGCGCGCGACATCCGCATCTACTTGCCCGAAGCATACCTCAGCGAACCGACGCGCCGGTTCCCGGTTTTCTATCTGCACGACGGGCAGAACCTCTTCGACGGTCGACTGAGCTATGTCGCCGGCAAGACCTGGCAGGCCAACAGCACCGCCGACCGCCTCACCCGCGAAGGTCGCATCGAGCCCGTCATCCTCGTCGGGCTCGACAACACCGGCACGCACCGCATGGCCGACTACACGCCGACGCGCGACAAGGAGTACGGCGGCGGCGAAGGTCCGCTCTACGGCCGCCTGCTCGTCGACGAGCTCAAACCGCTGATCGACAGCGCGCTCCGCACCCTGCCCGACGCCGCCAACACCGGCCTCGGCGGCTCCTCCCTCGGCGGCCTCATCTCGCTTTTCCTCGGGCTGCAGCATCCGACCGTCTTCGGCAAGCTCGCCGTGCTTTCCCCCAGCGTCTGGTGGGACAACCGCGCACTGCTCAACTCCGTCGGCGCGCCCAAACGCACCATCCTCTCGCGCTTCCAGTCGCTGCCCGCGCCTCCACCAGCGGCGCCTCGCGCACGCATCTGGCTCGACATGGGGATGGCCGAGGGTCTGCGCCACCTGCGTGACTGCGATCTGCTGGCCAAGCGGTTAGTCACGCGCGGCTGGAAGCCCGGTCAAGACCTCGAATACCTGCGCGTGCCCGGTGGGCTGCACAACGAAGAAGCCTGGGCCGCGCGCTTTGATCAGGTGCTCGAGTTCCTCTTCCCGGGCGCGCTATAA
- a CDS encoding PilZ domain-containing protein has protein sequence MTSTDILGNEPVRSSVRFPLRLAVTLHAGDRTYEAMTEDVSANGVLFVANQLPAVDTKVEFRILMPAAIMGGKEDVVVYCIGRIVRLVERDGVTKAGAVIDEYSLKAEHS, from the coding sequence TTGACCTCCACAGACATACTCGGCAACGAGCCTGTACGATCTTCAGTTCGCTTTCCCCTCAGGCTTGCAGTGACGCTGCATGCGGGGGACCGTACCTATGAGGCAATGACGGAAGATGTCTCCGCAAATGGTGTATTGTTTGTGGCCAATCAGCTACCCGCGGTAGACACGAAAGTGGAGTTCCGGATTCTGATGCCGGCTGCGATCATGGGTGGAAAAGAAGACGTGGTCGTGTACTGCATCGGTCGCATCGTAAGGCTCGTGGAGCGTGATGGTGTGACGAAGGCTGGCGCCGTGATCGACGAATATTCTTTGAAGGCTGAGCATTCATGA
- a CDS encoding precorrin-2 dehydrogenase/sirohydrochlorin ferrochelatase family protein, whose amino-acid sequence MSLFPMFLKLTAKPCVVVGAGAIAESKIESLLNAEASVRVIAPEALPRVQAWAEAGEIVWEQRAYREGDLDGAFLCVAGTATAEVNRAVFHEASAKGVLCNAVDDPPFCDFYFPSIVKRGELQIAISTAGESPALAMRLRKELNAALPLDLGEWLMELGRLRREVTAVEPIGEPRKQLLHELASREVCGFAECPSRARAQQHMREHGFIAADASCESTSQKRDVGHPVVGGTE is encoded by the coding sequence ATGAGCCTGTTTCCCATGTTTCTGAAGCTCACGGCAAAGCCCTGCGTCGTTGTGGGCGCGGGTGCGATTGCGGAGTCGAAGATCGAAAGCCTGCTGAACGCGGAGGCTTCGGTGCGCGTGATTGCGCCCGAGGCTTTGCCGCGCGTGCAGGCCTGGGCGGAAGCCGGCGAGATCGTGTGGGAGCAGCGCGCGTATCGCGAAGGCGATCTCGATGGTGCGTTTCTCTGCGTGGCGGGGACCGCGACCGCTGAGGTGAATCGCGCGGTGTTTCATGAGGCTTCGGCGAAGGGTGTGTTGTGCAATGCCGTCGATGATCCACCGTTCTGCGACTTCTACTTTCCGTCGATCGTGAAGCGCGGCGAGTTGCAGATTGCGATCTCGACGGCGGGTGAGTCGCCGGCGCTGGCGATGCGTTTGCGCAAGGAGTTGAACGCAGCGCTGCCGCTCGATCTTGGTGAATGGCTGATGGAGCTTGGTCGTTTGCGCCGTGAGGTAACGGCCGTTGAGCCGATTGGCGAGCCGCGCAAGCAGTTGTTGCATGAGCTGGCTTCTCGCGAGGTCTGCGGTTTTGCCGAGTGCCCGTCGCGTGCGCGTGCGCAGCAGCATATGCGTGAGCATGGGTTCATCGCAGCGGATGCATCTTGCGAATCCACGTCTCAGAAGCGGGACGTGGGGCACCCGGTTGTCGGGGGTACGGAGTGA